One Anabas testudineus chromosome 15, fAnaTes1.2, whole genome shotgun sequence genomic window carries:
- the LOC113158290 gene encoding desmoplakin-like, producing the protein MESMELQKTAGEVEISQLKRLVHEQEALLAQRQTQLEKLEEEVVTQQKMIDDLNFQKSQLELDIHQYRNKLDVVVKDKAASELELIHTKKIIEQSEAKWSLAQKKLNIKESTEEEMQSQIQAKANNLAQLTVENEPKSSVDNENDSMAAGVLKQELKELILFQKRAEMAEEKAQMYKKLLDDSNNRVKKLQMDMETERINTSQKSDQIQQETLNLKKSISELQEEIRSLQRVKSSLEQNNYFQTTEVDGLKEQLKIAQGELHKKSSTEQENSYKINNLEEEIASKQALIDQLKFKCNELTRINVSSDSDVRGLQIQMESLEKERAFSEQKIKSLKSEIESSKQQVQSAKEECALMKRSDQALQLKCKNLEAELQNSELLVSQLQKKVHELKMTNMEMENNLKKARTKLEQVMMEIDSKDQQIKIYKSQAEGSRSQLRIIEEELNKKSQSSHDLQIKLQDYSDEVKKITELQQKIQALNSNIANYEKEVTKLKSELKSVNAEKNLANQNVHMQSAEINDLNLILKKKNKTLEEESAERQKYLNKIKTLEDELFKHKLSIKTAQSSSDKSQSNLQHENLVLKREKAEALQKNISLGSEVKTLKEKLQYTQTEKEKKEKENSVLQLRAQEMEEQLGKCKKMLEELKAKLELQKEAYERQLLLVQTEIEKKLILLQSENDKSNKHSAELGEMLNKYFKQSTTQIKTTHQVTLETKQQMEQQMQLQIKMDKLQQDKAMLSQDLSKAKSQITQLEEERLKLNLKISALQSLCNEQSKESAKIKEMLTDSEWKLTLKETEERALREQMESYVKEIKNLQEKLLVPAVGMKLDNLRKNKQDVSEASDQYVKDNMAASLKTDLSMMQKVAPSYESTKCKMEEDILKKKVSSEITAMEKEKILEGLKQVKQDKTEVILSQSLHDSLTKNTLSSPTASLLQKDVQNTTYKIATMHGYMALCGLAEQKSNESQSITKTKTYQIRETCESVTMSEKSLTDSAKLSVTYSTSQKLPELKGSTTIQRLIKLKLLEEEVLRKLEMGLVTAEELQAALAPYTGKPTTIAGVYVDSSKKKISFLEAAEKGFLAKTYALEFLVAQAATGSLTDVATGKTYTVQEALEKGIVETSLKDKLIEAEKAVSGYLHAGKKLCVFEAMEERILDRYSGKKILEIQVSTGGVMIPETGVRVPASIAVDQGLLNKEILQSLYDPISNPKGFHNPDTGQKAYYSEILKSCLYDIDGCMFLFPFGERHLTNVSPASSHRVSVISSSCGIEMSTYEAFKGKLIDKRTYLFLSQQESEWQEKSIVGSSGNPLHIIVDVRSGRQLCLESALSQRFLETAELESYRSGLLSIYEIVDIIFSRMVVVEDVNSPIAGLWDLTRGKRLSVFQGFLEGFIDRATALRLLEAQACTGGICDPSSGEKVTLSEALKRGLSDDALNQQLQKFVQAFNGIVHPKTGKALSISQAVQENLFPKDAGFRCIESQLLTGGLISPDTHDRVSLEEVIQSGLVDKSTASVLKDEKFDTKSLTCPKTKRRITFREALERSVYDCHTGLRLLEATKAFGFGAKSTFHYVWAFMQ; encoded by the exons ATGGAGAGCATGGAGCTCCAAAAAACTGCAGGGGAGGTAGAGATTAGTCAACTTAAGCGACTGGTCCATGAACAGGAAGCTTTGCTGgctcaaagacaaacacagctggAAAAGTTGGAAGAAGAAGTCGtaacacaacagaaaatgattGATGACCTAAACTTTCAGAAATCCCAGCTTGAGCTTGACATTCATCAGTATCGCAACAAATTAGACGTAGTGGTTAAAGACAAAGCTGCCAGTGAGCTGGAGTtaattcacacaaaaaaaataatagagCAGTCAGAGGCGAAATGGTCTTTGGCtcagaaaaaactaaacattaaagAAAGCACTGAGGAAGAGATGCAAAGTCAAATCCAGGCTAAAGCTAACAATTTGGCTCAGTTGACTGTCGAGAATGAACCGAAGTCATCTGTAGATAACGAAAATGACAGCATGGCGGCAGGTGTTCTGAAGCAGGAACTAAAGGAACTAATCCTGTTCCAGAAAAGAGCTGAAATGGCTGAGGAGAAagcacaaatgtacaaaaagcTGTTGGATGACAGCAATAACCGAGTGAAGAAACTTCAGATGGACATGGAAACTGAAAGAATCAATACAAGCCAGAAATCAGATCAGATCCAGCAGGAAACGCTGAACTTGAAGAAATCCATCAGTGAACTTCAAGAGGAAATTAGATCTCTGCAAAGAGTAAAGTCCTCATTAGAGCAAAACAATTATTTCCAAACCACTGAAGTTGACGGCCTTAAAGAGCAGTTGAAGATCGCCCAAGGAGAACTGCATAAGAAGAgctccacagagcaggaaaacagtTACAAGATTAACAACTTAGAAGAAGAAATAGCTTCAAAGCAGGCGCTGATAGATCAGCTGAAATTCAAATGCAACGAGCTGACGAGGATCAATGTCTCATCCGACAGTGACGTCCGAGGTCTTCAGATCCAGATGGAGTCACTGGAGAAAGAGAGGGCGTTTTCTGAGCAAAAGATTAAGTCTTTAAAGAGTGAAATAGAGAGCTCGAAGCAACAGGTTCAATCAGCTAAAGAGGAATGTGCCCTAATGAAGAGATCCGATCAGGCTCTTCAACTCAAATGTAAAAACCTTGAAGCAGAACTTCAGAATAGTGAGTTACTTGTGTCTCAGTTACAGAAGAAGGTTCATGagttaaaaatgacaaatatggAGATGGAAAATAATCTCAAGAAAGCGAGAACCAAACTTGAACAGGTGATGATGGAAATTGACAGCAAGGATCAGCAAATTAAGATCTATAAGTCACAGGCGGAGGGAAGCAGATCACAGCTCCGAATAATCGAGGaggaactaaataaaaaatcccAGAGCTCCCACGATCTTCAAATCAAACTACAGGACTACAGTGACGAGGTAAAGAAGATTACTGAACTCCAGCAGAAAATCCAAGCACTCAATTCAAATATTGCCAATTATGAGAAAGAAGTAACAAAACTGAAGTCAGAGTTGAAGTCAGTGAATGCTGAGAAGAATTTAGCAAATCAGAATGTCCACATGCAAAGTGCTGAAATTAATGATTTAAACCTGATTCtcaagaaaaagaacaaaacgCTCGAAGAGGAATCTGCTGAGAGGCAAAAATATCTCAATAAAATCAAGACATTAGAAGACGAGCTTTTCAAACATAAGCTCAGTATTAAAACTGCTCAGTCTAGCTCTGACAAATCTCAGTCTAATCTACAGCATGAGAATCTGGTTCTTAAGCGTGAGAAAGCTGAGGcattacagaaaaacatctcaCTGGGATCCGAAGTCAAAACActaaaagaaaagctgcaatacacccaaacagaaaaagagaaaaaggaaaaagaaaactctgTCCTTCAGCTAAGAGCTCAGGAGATGGAAGAACAACTGGGCAAGTGCAAGAAAATGCTAGAGGAGTTAAAGGCTAAACTAGAACTTCAGAAAGAGGCCTATGAGAGGCAGCTGCTGTTAGTGCAGACTGAGATAGAGAAAAAACTCATTTTACTACAGTCTGAAAATGACAAGTCAAACAAACATAGTGCAGAATTAGGAGAAATGctcaataaatatttcaaacaaagtacgacacaaataaaaaccacGCATCAGGTCACATTGgaaacaaagcaacaaatgGAGCAACAAATGCAACTGCAAATCAAAATGGACAAACTGCAACAAGACAAAGCAATGCTCAGCCAAGACCTGTCGAAGGCAAAATCCCAAATTACACAACTGGAGGAAGAGAGGCTTAAACTCAACTTAAAAATCAGCGCTTTGCAAAGCCTCTGCAATGAACAGTCAAAGGAGTCAGCTAAGATTAAAGAGATGTTGACAGACAGTGAGTGGAAACTTACACTGAAGGAAACCGAGGAGAGAGCTCTTCGAGAACAAATGGAGTCATACGTCAAAGAGATTAAAAACCTGCAGGAAAAGCTGTTAGTGCCGGCTGTAGGGATGAAGCTTGACAACTTGAGGAAGAATAAACAGGATGTCAGTGAAGCCAGTGATCAGTATGTGAAAGACAACATGGCTGCTTCATTGAAGACAGATTTGTCAATGATGCAAAAGGTGGCACCCTCATATGAAAGCACAAAATGCAAGATGGAGGAAGATATTCTCAAAAAGAAAGTGTCCTCAGAG ATCACAGcaatggagaaagaaaagattcTTGAAGGACTGAAACAagtcaaacaagacaaaactgaAGTCATCCTGAGCCAAAGCCTCCATGACTCACTAACCAAGAACACTTTGAGTAGCCCTACTGCTTCTCTCCTACAAAAAGACGTGCAAAACACGACCTATAAGATTGCGACAATGCATGGATACATGGCCCTGTGTGGACTAGCGGAGCAAAAGTCGAATGAAAGTCAAAGcatcaccaaaacaaaaacctatCAGATTAGGGAAACGTGTGAATCTGTAACTATGTCAGAGAAGAGTTTGACAGACAGTGCAAAGCTGAGTGTGACATATTCAACTTCCCAAAAGCTGCCAGAACTCAAAGGAAGCACAACTATTCAACGCTTGATCAAACTTAAACTCTTGGAGGAAGAGGTTTTGCGTAAGCTGGAGATGGGTCTTGTTACAGCAGAAGAGTTGCAAGCAGCACTTGCTCCGTACACTGGCAAACCAACTACAATTGCTGGAGTTTACGTGGACTCAAGTAAGAAGAAGATTTCCTTCCTAGAAGCTGCTGAGAAAGGCTTCTTAGCAAAGACTTATGCACTTGAGTTTCTCGTGGCTCAAGCTGCAACAGGAAGTCTTACAGATGTGGCCACaggaaaaacatacacagttCAAGAGGCTCTGGAGAAAGGTATTGTAGAGACAAGCCTGAAAGACAAACTGATAGAGGCAGAAAAAGCTGTTAGCGGCTACCTCCATGCTGGcaaaaagctgtgtgtgtttgaagcaaTGGAGGAAAGGATTCTCGATAGGTACTCAGGCAAGAAGATCCTTGAGATACAGGTTTCCACTGGAGGAGTGATGATCCCAGAGACTGGTGTCCGGGTGCCGGCTAGCATCGCTGTTGATCAAGGTCTTTTGAACAAGGAGATTCTACAGAGTCTCTATGATCCCATAAGTAACCCTAAAGGTTTCCACAACCCTGATACAGGACAGAAAGCATACTACTCTGAAATACTTAAGAGTTGCCTTTATGACATCGATGGCTGCATGTTTCTCTTTCCATTCGGTGAGAGACACCTAACAAATGTCTCTCCCGCCAGTTCTCACAGAGTGTCTGTTATCAGCAGCAGTTGTGGTATTGAAATGTCAACATATGAAGCGTTCAAGGGGAAACTCATTGACAAGAGGACGTATCTGTTTCTGTCACAGCAGGAAAGTGAGTGGCAGGAAAAGTCCATAGTTGGCAGCAGTGGAAACCCACTTCACATCATTGTTGATGTCAGAAGTGGTCGACAACTTTGTTTAGAGTCTGCCTTAAGTCAGAGGTTTCTTGAAACAGCTGAACTTGAAAGCTACCGCAGCGGTCTTCTTAGTATCTATGAGATTGTGGACATCATATTTTCAAGAATGGTTGTTGTGGAGGACGTTAACAGCCCCATTGCTGGTCTCTGGGATCTCACTCGGGGGAAAAGGCTGTCAGTTTTTCAGGGTTTTCTAGAGGGTTTCATCGATAGAGCTACTGCCTTAAGGCTGTTAGAGGCCCAGGCCTGTACTGGAGGTATTTGTGACCCCTCTTCAGGGGAGAAGGTCACTCTCTCCGAGGCTCTTAAAAGAGGTCTTTCAGATGATGCTTTGAATCAGCAGCTTCAAAAGTTTGTGCAGGCATTTAATGGCATTGTTCACCCGAAGACTGGAAAGGCGTTGTCTATTTCCCAGGCCGTTCAGGAAAATCTCTTCCCAAAGGATGCTGGTTTTCGCTGCATTGAGTCCCAGCTCCTAACTGGAGGACTGATAAGCCCTGACACTCATGATAGAGTCTCACTTGAGGAAGTCATTCAGAGTGGCCTTGTTGACAAAAGTACTGCCTCTGTACTCAAAGATGAGAAGTTCGACACCAAAAGCCTCACCTGTCCAAAGACCAAGAGAAGAATCACCTTCAGAGAGGCACTCGAAAGAAGTGTGTACGACTGCCACACTGGGTTAAGGTTACTCGAGGCCACAAAAGCTTTTGGTTTTGGAGCCAAATCAACATTTCATTATGTCTGGGCATTTATGCAATAA